A genomic window from Nosocomiicoccus massiliensis includes:
- a CDS encoding Cof-type HAD-IIB family hydrolase yields the protein MKAVAIDLDGTALTNDGKFSKRLEQAIQKMHDKGILIFIATGRSMKSLSSKLPKDLPVDGYVAASGVVVVAQGQVLRSSTFKKETIEEVISIAREQNVYYEVNTTNDGPFTFVQDKEYALEDLLHPPEEDVLAYETIGASRSITDSNQWVDTIDLTDVIKLYFFSNYKDKIKKFYNTLDQNSDNNTKYALYQTAVHNSEIMVPGVDKGTGLTVLAEHFNINLSDIHVFGDSMNDIPMFKVAGKSVAMKHAIEELKDLSDDKTEFTNAEEGLAQYFEAHYL from the coding sequence ATGAAGGCAGTCGCAATCGATTTAGACGGTACCGCTCTAACGAATGACGGTAAATTTAGCAAAAGATTAGAACAAGCCATACAAAAAATGCACGATAAGGGAATACTCATTTTTATTGCAACCGGTCGTTCAATGAAATCATTATCGTCCAAGCTACCTAAGGATTTACCGGTCGACGGATACGTCGCAGCAAGTGGCGTTGTTGTTGTTGCTCAAGGTCAAGTGCTAAGAAGTTCGACATTTAAAAAAGAAACGATTGAAGAAGTCATTTCTATCGCAAGAGAACAAAATGTCTATTACGAAGTCAATACGACAAACGACGGGCCGTTTACATTTGTACAAGATAAAGAATACGCGTTAGAAGATTTACTTCATCCACCTGAAGAAGATGTACTCGCGTACGAAACAATCGGTGCAAGCCGAAGTATTACAGACAGTAATCAGTGGGTAGATACGATCGATTTAACAGACGTTATTAAACTATATTTCTTTAGTAATTATAAAGATAAAATCAAGAAGTTTTATAATACACTCGATCAAAATTCAGACAACAATACAAAATATGCACTCTATCAAACAGCGGTGCATAACTCTGAAATTATGGTTCCTGGTGTAGATAAAGGTACAGGTCTCACTGTACTTGCTGAACACTTTAATATAAATTTATCGGACATTCATGTATTCGGAGATAGTATGAACGATATCCCAATGTTTAAAGTCGCAGGGAAATCTGTCGCAATGAAACATGCGATTGAAGAGTTAAAAGACCTTAGCGATGACAAAACAGAATTTACGAATGCAGAAGAAGGTCTCGCACAATATTTCGAAGCGCATTACTTATAA
- a CDS encoding alpha/beta hydrolase: MKHLFIKGKNNSEETLILLHGTGGRETDLLDIAATVNSSANILAFRGDVLEGQQLRYFKRIHPKKYDEDSLKNEGQKLYDEIKKLFELYDLDLNKGFIIGYSNGSNIASHVLLNYPLPIFGAFLMHPAYYSEQMRDIDLSHLNVLITAGARDFKTSAGDAFKVKQLFEERNANVQIELTDGGHEIHSDELMQGHVFYIQKRSAL; this comes from the coding sequence ATGAAACACTTATTTATTAAAGGGAAAAACAATTCTGAAGAAACATTAATTCTCCTTCACGGTACCGGTGGACGCGAGACAGATTTGCTCGACATCGCAGCAACGGTAAATAGTTCAGCAAATATTTTAGCATTTCGTGGAGACGTACTTGAAGGTCAACAACTTCGTTACTTTAAACGAATTCATCCTAAAAAATATGATGAAGACAGTTTAAAAAATGAAGGTCAAAAGTTATACGATGAAATTAAAAAATTATTTGAATTATATGACTTAGACTTAAATAAAGGATTTATTATCGGATATTCTAATGGCTCAAATATTGCCAGCCACGTATTATTAAACTATCCGTTACCGATATTTGGTGCATTTTTAATGCATCCAGCTTACTATTCAGAACAAATGCGAGACATAGATTTAAGCCATTTAAATGTGTTAATTACAGCTGGAGCAAGAGACTTTAAGACGTCAGCTGGTGATGCGTTTAAAGTAAAGCAATTATTTGAAGAACGAAATGCAAACGTACAAATTGAACTCACCGATGGTGGTCATGAAATACATTCGGACGAACTGATGCAAGGTCATGTATTTTATATTCAAAAAAGAAGCGCATTATAA
- a CDS encoding VOC family protein yields the protein MINQMHHVSAITKDIQYNNHFFTKILGLRRVKKTVNQDDTSMYHLFYADKIGSIGTDMTFFEIKNSQPVRYGTNAITMTIFRVQSIEALQFFEDRFNSFNIRHEGISKYSGKDALKFYDVENQRMMLIVDPVEEDVVPFGNNGEIVEKYRITSIHGVEVTVQYQVAFTETLKLLGGIVDEDFKNQDDTVIKIGDDRIYVKENRSPMIEQQGYGSVHHFAVNVDSLSELKELENLLNDEHYVNSGIVDRHYFTSLYINIPGNIIVELAVHTNGFTVDEPIETLGKKLSLPPFLEENRDFIELYLKDIEV from the coding sequence ATGATCAATCAAATGCACCACGTATCTGCAATCACCAAAGACATTCAGTACAACAACCATTTCTTTACAAAAATTTTAGGACTACGTCGTGTGAAAAAAACAGTCAATCAAGATGATACATCAATGTATCACTTATTTTATGCAGACAAAATAGGATCTATCGGTACGGACATGACTTTTTTCGAGATTAAAAATTCTCAACCAGTTCGCTATGGGACAAATGCAATCACGATGACTATTTTTAGAGTCCAATCAATCGAAGCGTTACAATTTTTTGAAGACCGCTTCAATTCTTTTAACATCCGTCATGAAGGGATTTCTAAATATAGTGGTAAAGATGCACTTAAATTTTACGACGTTGAAAACCAACGTATGATGTTAATAGTGGATCCTGTTGAAGAAGACGTAGTACCTTTTGGTAACAACGGTGAAATCGTTGAAAAATATCGTATTACGAGTATACACGGTGTGGAAGTTACTGTGCAGTATCAAGTAGCATTTACTGAAACGTTAAAGCTACTCGGGGGAATAGTTGATGAAGACTTTAAAAATCAAGATGATACTGTCATTAAAATCGGTGATGACCGCATTTACGTTAAAGAAAACCGCTCACCGATGATAGAGCAACAAGGTTACGGGAGTGTGCATCATTTTGCAGTAAATGTCGATAGTCTAAGTGAATTAAAAGAATTAGAAAATCTTTTAAACGACGAACATTACGTTAATTCCGGTATTGTCGACCGTCACTACTTCACGTCACTCTATATTAACATACCTGGAAATATCATCGTTGAACTTGCGGTTCATACGAATGGATTTACTGTCGATGAACCAATTGAAACACTTGGAAAGAAGTTATCCCTACCACCATTCTTAGAAGAAAATAGAGACTTTATCGAATTATATTTAAAAGATATTGAAGTCTAA
- a CDS encoding DUF6612 family protein produces the protein MRLTRFIGLGLSSLLVLSACSNDEKEEKEVVEEETTTTAENEEVTEEVKINDETLQKVVDKSNEVDSYHTSLAVDAELDEEVEETMNLEVDYVDGNPPEIALKSSDVLRTISKDGRTYFNNDEEWVEITDSIDEGSLFRVTYQKLVNTLMTVKDELEREEVDGNYVYKFKGQNQNIYHAIEKLLHMNLGEVDVSNHDIELEFVVDEEHFIRSMIFNIAIEDEEGTVNLKGESTFDSFNEIDGIEVPEEIE, from the coding sequence ATGAGATTAACACGTTTTATCGGTTTAGGTTTAAGTTCACTATTAGTACTCAGCGCATGTTCGAATGACGAAAAGGAAGAAAAAGAAGTTGTCGAAGAAGAAACGACAACAACTGCTGAGAACGAAGAGGTAACTGAAGAAGTTAAAATAAATGACGAGACTTTACAAAAAGTCGTCGACAAATCAAACGAGGTTGATTCGTATCATACATCGTTAGCTGTGGATGCGGAATTAGATGAAGAAGTCGAAGAGACAATGAACCTCGAGGTCGATTATGTGGATGGGAACCCACCGGAAATTGCGTTAAAGTCTTCTGACGTTTTAAGAACGATCTCTAAAGATGGTCGTACGTACTTTAATAACGATGAAGAGTGGGTAGAAATTACAGATTCTATCGACGAAGGTTCGTTATTTAGAGTGACGTATCAAAAGCTAGTGAATACGTTAATGACCGTTAAAGATGAGCTTGAAAGAGAAGAAGTCGACGGAAATTATGTATATAAATTTAAAGGTCAAAATCAAAATATATATCATGCGATAGAAAAACTGTTACACATGAACTTAGGAGAAGTCGATGTATCGAATCACGATATCGAATTAGAGTTTGTTGTCGACGAAGAGCATTTCATTCGTTCAATGATTTTTAATATTGCGATTGAAGATGAAGAAGGTACTGTAAACCTTAAAGGTGAAAGCACATTCGATTCGTTTAATGAAATCGATGGAATCGAAGTGCCAGAAGAAATAGAGTAA
- a CDS encoding PLP-dependent aminotransferase family protein produces the protein MTLYLELYESLKSQIISGDYETDDKLPSKRQLEKHLNVSQTTIERAYELLLDEGFIYSKPRSGYYVSKLEVLPVVRKTQIESDEKTIEQDYTYSFETAQVDLEHFPFDTFRKLSRQVFDAPYEHLLNEDYNEGLYELRQQIAKYLFNSRGVSASHDQIIIGSSTNQLMEYVVRLLNNHTFMIESPSYPPAKMVLEKHRIDYMTLPLESDGINIDDVKNSHRDVIFITPSHHFPTGSVMTIEKRTQLLKWAYEKENRYIIEDDYDSEFRYFKKPLPALQSLDTESRVIYISTFSKALFPMLRMAYMVLPKHLVEDFHRLKYKESNTVPVHTQQIVALFLRSGHFDRHLNKMRNIYEKKITYIMKRLKPYETELTVSGEQAGMHFVLTVTNGRTLDDCLKRAKTRDLKIEPMKTYDKNHTDVSFVIGFGSIPFSQLESHMDLLIDALTG, from the coding sequence ATGACATTATATTTAGAATTGTACGAGTCACTAAAATCACAAATTATATCTGGTGATTATGAAACAGACGATAAACTCCCGTCAAAGCGCCAGTTAGAAAAGCATTTAAACGTGTCACAAACGACTATCGAACGGGCGTATGAATTGCTGTTAGATGAGGGGTTTATCTATTCAAAACCGAGAAGCGGATATTATGTCAGTAAGCTAGAAGTGCTACCAGTCGTCAGAAAAACACAAATAGAATCAGATGAAAAAACGATAGAACAAGACTATACATATTCGTTTGAAACGGCTCAAGTAGACTTAGAGCACTTTCCGTTTGATACGTTTCGTAAATTGTCCCGACAAGTGTTTGACGCGCCATATGAACATTTGTTAAATGAAGATTATAACGAAGGGTTATATGAGTTGCGTCAACAAATTGCGAAATACCTGTTTAATAGTCGCGGTGTATCGGCATCTCACGATCAAATTATTATCGGGTCGTCGACAAATCAGTTGATGGAATACGTCGTAAGGTTATTAAACAACCATACGTTTATGATCGAATCACCGAGTTATCCACCAGCGAAAATGGTATTAGAAAAGCATAGAATTGACTACATGACACTACCATTAGAATCAGACGGTATTAACATCGATGACGTTAAAAATAGTCATAGAGATGTGATTTTCATCACGCCAAGTCATCACTTTCCGACCGGTTCAGTGATGACGATTGAAAAGCGCACGCAACTATTAAAATGGGCATATGAAAAAGAAAATCGATATATTATCGAGGATGATTATGATTCAGAATTTCGTTATTTTAAAAAGCCATTACCTGCACTTCAAAGTTTAGATACGGAGTCACGCGTTATTTATATCAGTACGTTTTCTAAAGCATTATTTCCGATGCTTCGTATGGCGTATATGGTACTACCTAAACATTTAGTCGAAGATTTTCATCGGTTAAAATATAAAGAGTCGAATACAGTGCCGGTTCATACGCAGCAAATCGTTGCGCTCTTTTTACGGAGTGGCCATTTCGACCGTCATTTAAATAAAATGCGTAATATTTATGAAAAGAAAATTACGTACATTATGAAGCGTCTAAAACCATATGAGACTGAGTTAACTGTAAGTGGTGAACAAGCGGGCATGCATTTTGTGTTAACAGTAACGAACGGCCGAACGTTAGATGATTGCTTAAAACGTGCGAAGACACGCGATTTAAAAATTGAGCCGATGAAAACATACGATAAAAATCATACAGATGTATCGTTTGTGATTGGCTTTGGTAGTATCCCTTTCAGTCAACTTGAAAGTCATATGGACTTGTTAATTGACGCGTTAACGGGTTAG
- the pdxS gene encoding pyridoxal 5'-phosphate synthase lyase subunit PdxS, whose amino-acid sequence MSRSYLHLESELSQKMKGGVIMDVINAEQAKIAEKAGAVAVMALEAVPSDIRKMGGVARMANPSIIEEVQNAVSIPVMAKGRIGHISEARTLEALNVDYIDESEVLTPADEEYHLDKWTYDTPFVCGCRNLGEAARRLGEGATMLRTKGEPGTGNIVEAVRHMRQVNKEVEHILNLDEAELMTASKELGAPIDVLRAIREYGRLPVLNFAAGGVATPQDAALMMELGADGVFVGSGIFKSEDPEKFASAIVQATENYKDYKLIGELAKDLGAAMKGIDIRTLDAAELMADRSE is encoded by the coding sequence GTGAGTCGATCATATTTACATTTAGAATCGGAATTAAGTCAAAAAATGAAAGGTGGCGTCATTATGGACGTCATTAACGCTGAACAAGCAAAAATCGCTGAAAAAGCAGGAGCGGTTGCTGTAATGGCGTTAGAAGCTGTACCAAGCGACATTCGTAAAATGGGTGGCGTTGCACGTATGGCAAACCCTTCAATTATCGAAGAAGTGCAAAACGCAGTATCTATTCCAGTTATGGCGAAAGGTCGTATCGGACATATCTCTGAAGCACGTACGTTAGAAGCGTTAAACGTCGACTATATCGATGAGTCAGAAGTATTAACTCCTGCAGATGAAGAATACCACTTAGACAAATGGACATACGACACGCCATTCGTTTGTGGATGTAGAAACTTAGGCGAAGCTGCACGTCGCCTTGGTGAAGGTGCTACGATGCTACGTACGAAAGGTGAACCAGGAACTGGTAACATCGTTGAAGCAGTGAGACATATGAGACAAGTGAACAAAGAAGTCGAGCACATTTTAAACTTAGACGAAGCGGAATTAATGACAGCTAGTAAAGAACTTGGTGCACCAATCGACGTATTACGTGCAATTCGTGAATACGGACGTTTACCTGTATTAAACTTCGCAGCAGGTGGTGTTGCAACACCTCAAGACGCAGCACTTATGATGGAACTTGGTGCGGACGGTGTATTCGTCGGTTCAGGTATCTTTAAATCTGAAGACCCTGAAAAATTTGCATCAGCAATCGTACAAGCAACTGAAAACTATAAAGACTACAAACTCATCGGTGAACTTGCGAAAGACTTAGGTGCAGCTATGAAAGGTATCGATATTAGAACACTCGATGCAGCTGAACTTATGGCAGATAGAAGTGAATAA
- a CDS encoding SDR family oxidoreductase has translation MNLTGKTAIVTGGNGGIGLAIAKRLVEEGANVTITGRSEDKLQSALKELNSDHVLALKTDVSKFDEVKQLVDKTKEKFGEIDIYVNNAGLMKSSRVTDGDVKSWDNMIDTNIKGILYGVHHVVSDMKERGSGHIINTTSVSAHEVTKQSTVYSATKIAALTIGQGLEKELAHTGVRVTSISPGMVDTRLAENVKSDRKKLEARDIANAVIYALTQPDYVNVNEIIVRPV, from the coding sequence ATGAATTTAACAGGTAAAACAGCAATAGTAACAGGTGGTAACGGAGGTATTGGCCTTGCAATCGCGAAGCGACTCGTTGAAGAAGGTGCGAACGTCACGATTACCGGCCGAAGTGAAGATAAACTACAATCTGCGTTAAAAGAATTAAATAGCGACCACGTACTCGCTCTAAAAACAGACGTTTCAAAATTTGATGAAGTAAAACAATTAGTCGATAAAACGAAAGAAAAATTCGGTGAAATCGATATTTATGTAAACAACGCAGGCCTTATGAAAAGTAGCCGAGTAACTGATGGTGACGTAAAGTCATGGGATAATATGATAGACACGAATATTAAAGGTATTCTATACGGTGTTCACCACGTCGTATCTGATATGAAAGAAAGAGGAAGCGGACATATTATTAATACGACGAGTGTATCTGCACACGAAGTGACAAAACAAAGTACTGTATACTCCGCGACGAAAATCGCAGCACTCACAATTGGGCAAGGGTTAGAAAAAGAACTCGCGCATACTGGAGTGAGAGTGACGAGCATTTCTCCAGGTATGGTCGACACAAGACTTGCTGAAAATGTAAAGTCTGACCGTAAAAAATTAGAAGCAAGAGATATTGCGAACGCAGTCATTTATGCACTCACTCAACCAGATTATGTGAACGTCAACGAAATCATCGTTAGACCAGTATAA
- a CDS encoding amidohydrolase, translated as MTEPEIIQTEINKIFKHIHAHPELSLQEVQTTQYIFNYLQKRGFSPVKFEDFPGLYCDIGDFSESSVKIGVRADIDALWQEVNGVEQANHSCGHDAHTAMVIGAMLMLKDNVPENKGVRFVFQPAEEIGLGAQKINKTGIINDLDYMFGIHLRPIEEAKSGYISPSIEHGATGSIAFKIIGEDAHGARPHLNTNAIEIGSTIVAMLENIHVNPMIPHSIKVTKFHAGGQSLNIIPGSVSMGIDLRAQTNKVMDKIINEVMDVLKTIETLYEVEVDIEESQKMVASESHEDAIDVLREAIVSTVGEEYLIDPIITSGGDDFHNYTVENPHLKGAMIGLGCNLTPGLHHPYMKFDYDMMPVGSQVIYEAIMKV; from the coding sequence ATGACTGAACCTGAAATAATTCAAACTGAAATTAATAAAATTTTTAAACACATTCATGCGCATCCTGAACTAAGTTTACAAGAAGTTCAAACAACACAGTATATTTTTAATTATTTACAAAAAAGAGGATTTTCACCGGTTAAATTTGAAGATTTTCCGGGGCTATATTGCGACATTGGGGATTTTAGTGAGAGTAGCGTAAAAATCGGTGTTCGTGCAGATATCGATGCGTTATGGCAAGAAGTAAATGGTGTCGAGCAGGCGAATCACTCGTGCGGACACGATGCACATACAGCGATGGTAATCGGTGCGATGTTAATGCTAAAAGACAACGTTCCTGAAAATAAAGGCGTCCGTTTTGTATTCCAACCGGCAGAAGAAATTGGACTCGGCGCACAAAAGATAAATAAAACAGGTATTATTAATGATTTAGATTACATGTTTGGAATTCACTTACGTCCAATTGAAGAAGCAAAATCAGGATATATTTCACCGAGTATTGAGCATGGTGCCACAGGTTCGATTGCATTTAAAATTATCGGTGAAGATGCGCACGGCGCACGACCACATTTAAACACGAACGCGATTGAAATTGGTTCAACAATCGTAGCGATGCTAGAAAACATCCATGTTAACCCAATGATTCCACACTCGATTAAAGTGACAAAATTCCATGCAGGTGGTCAGTCGTTAAATATTATCCCAGGTAGTGTGTCGATGGGTATTGATTTACGCGCGCAGACAAATAAAGTAATGGATAAAATAATCAATGAAGTGATGGACGTATTAAAAACAATTGAGACGTTATATGAAGTTGAAGTCGACATTGAAGAATCTCAAAAAATGGTCGCAAGCGAAAGCCATGAAGACGCGATTGACGTATTAAGAGAAGCAATTGTAAGCACTGTAGGAGAAGAGTACTTAATCGATCCGATTATTACGAGTGGTGGAGATGATTTTCATAACTATACTGTAGAAAATCCACACTTAAAAGGTGCGATGATCGGTCTAGGTTGTAATTTAACGCCAGGGCTTCACCACCCATATATGAAGTTTGATTATGATATGATGCCAGTAGGTTCACAAGTGATTTACGAAGCAATTATGAAAGTATAA
- the menC gene encoding o-succinylbenzoate synthase has translation MNIETIKLHKLKMEMKTPFTTSFGTQIDRFMTIVEVIDENGLSGFGECVAGEDPLYSEEFMDSAVVTIKKYFGPLLIQSELSHPKEVTEIFKPFKRNNMAKSGVETAVWDLYAKQIGEPLYKVLGGEKTKVEVGISLGLEETDEAILPKIEEKVNEGYKRIKVKIKPGRDVEYVRLIRKHFPDIPLMVDANSAYTLDDVETLKALDEFNLMMIEQPLGSSDIVDHAKLQKEIETPVCLDESIDSYENAKAAIELGSCKIINVKVGRVGGLAESIKIHDLAKANNIPLWCGGMLEAGVGRLTNIAITTLSNFTLPGDTASSSRYWDMDIISPEVVAENGVVTVSDKPGIGSDVDFEKLNQYLLETDVITKEDKLDMVFFD, from the coding sequence ATGAATATCGAAACAATTAAACTTCACAAGTTAAAAATGGAAATGAAAACTCCATTTACCACAAGTTTTGGAACGCAAATTGACCGCTTCATGACAATCGTTGAAGTCATCGACGAAAATGGTTTGAGCGGTTTTGGAGAATGTGTGGCTGGAGAGGACCCATTATATTCTGAAGAATTTATGGATAGTGCAGTCGTTACAATTAAGAAATACTTTGGTCCACTACTCATCCAAAGCGAATTGAGTCATCCTAAAGAAGTCACTGAGATTTTTAAGCCATTTAAACGTAATAACATGGCAAAATCTGGTGTTGAAACTGCAGTATGGGATTTATACGCAAAACAAATCGGTGAACCGTTATATAAAGTGCTTGGCGGCGAGAAAACAAAAGTCGAAGTTGGTATTTCTCTAGGGTTAGAAGAAACAGATGAAGCAATTCTTCCGAAAATCGAGGAGAAAGTTAACGAAGGATATAAACGAATTAAAGTAAAAATTAAACCTGGTCGAGATGTTGAATACGTTCGTCTGATCCGTAAACATTTCCCAGACATTCCACTTATGGTCGACGCTAACTCAGCATATACGTTAGATGACGTCGAAACGTTAAAAGCGCTCGATGAATTTAACTTAATGATGATTGAACAACCACTCGGTAGTTCAGATATCGTCGATCACGCAAAACTTCAAAAAGAAATCGAGACACCTGTCTGTTTAGATGAATCAATCGATAGCTATGAAAACGCAAAAGCTGCGATTGAGCTCGGTAGCTGTAAAATTATTAACGTTAAAGTCGGACGCGTCGGTGGACTAGCAGAATCAATTAAAATCCACGATCTCGCGAAAGCAAACAATATCCCCCTATGGTGTGGTGGAATGTTAGAAGCGGGTGTTGGTCGTTTAACAAATATCGCGATTACAACATTATCTAACTTCACACTTCCTGGTGACACAGCATCTTCAAGCCGATACTGGGATATGGATATTATCTCGCCAGAAGTCGTTGCAGAAAATGGGGTCGTCACAGTAAGTGACAAACCAGGCATCGGTTCAGATGTTGATTTTGAAAAACTCAATCAGTATTTACTCGAAACAGATGTAATCACAAAAGAAGATAAGCTCGATATGGTATTTTTCGATTAA
- a CDS encoding IS3 family transposase has translation MKNKKHSHEFKVKVVNEYLNNEGEYTYLGKKHNVNPSIIRKWVIMYEQFGAKMSMSRKGNCLDNSPMENFFGLLKQEMFYGESFNSYKDLEEEIHEYINYYNKHRIKIKLKGMSPEQFRKHTLELA, from the coding sequence ATGAAAAATAAAAAACATAGTCATGAATTCAAGGTTAAGGTTGTTAATGAGTATTTGAATAATGAAGGTGAATATACTTATCTAGGTAAAAAACATAATGTTAATCCTTCAATAATTCGAAAATGGGTCATTATGTATGAACAATTTGGTGCCAAAATGAGTATGTCACGAAAAGGAAATTGCTTAGATAACTCACCAATGGAAAACTTCTTTGGTTTATTAAAGCAGGAAATGTTTTACGGAGAATCTTTTAATTCTTACAAGGACCTAGAAGAAGAAATACATGAATATATTAATTATTATAATAAACATAGAATCAAGATAAAATTAAAAGGTATGTCTCCTGAACAATTCAGGAAACATACCCTAGAATTAGCTTAA